A genomic segment from Sparus aurata chromosome 10, fSpaAur1.1, whole genome shotgun sequence encodes:
- the LOC115590039 gene encoding low affinity immunoglobulin gamma Fc region receptor II-like gives MEETRLLRLLFVTSLLSGCTHQASLKISPHSSQLFSWQSVSLRCDEDDSSDGWTVRRNTTKTGETRTQCGADWGEQAGSVCNISYTFPSDSGVYWCESTGGAASSSINITVTGGAVILQSPVLPVMEGDDVTLTCTTKTSNLSAAFNKDGSFIRTEPTGHMTIHHVSRSDEGLYKCNTISDGESPPSWISVTGKPTTAPPPDSTLLQLVFRLLLHLVVFCPYCISTVIMVSLYRRRSTGNDLPVSMEMAPPTQAEQGLADEYNDVMAAVTTEHHL, from the exons ATGGAGGAAACACGTCTGCTGCGTCTGCTCT ttGTGACGTCACTGCTGAGCGGCTGCACACACCAAG cctctctgaagATCAGTCCTCACAGCTCTCAGCTCTTCAGCTGgcagtctgtctctctgaggtgTGACGAGGacgacagctctgatggatggACGGTTAGGAGGAACACGACCAAGACCGGAGAGACCAGGACTCAGTGTGGAGCTGACTGGGGAGAACAAGCTGGTTCTGTCTGTAACATCAGCTACACCTTCCCATCTGACAGTGGAGTTTACTGGTGTGAGTCCACAGGCGGAGCAGCCAGTagcagcatcaacatcactgtcactg gtggagcagtgatcctgcagagtcctgtcctccctgtgatggagggagatgatgtcactctcaCCTGTACAACAAAGACCTCCAACCTCTCAGCTGCTTTCAATAAAGATGGCTCCTTCATCAGGACTGAGCCTACAGGTCACATGACCATCCACCATGTTTCCAGgtctgatgaaggactctacaAGTGTAACACCATCAGTGATGGAGAGTCTCCACCCAGCTGGATCTCTGTCACAG GTAAACCTACAACAGCCCCGCCCCCTGACTCCACCCTCCTCCAGCTGGTGTTCAGACTGCTCCTCCACCTGGTGGTGTTCTGTCCATACTGCATCTCCACTGTCATCATGGTGTCTTTATATCGACGCAGGTCCACAG GAAATGACCTGCCTGTCTCCATGGAGATGGCTCCTCCCACCCAGGCTGAGCAGGGATTGGCTGATGAGTACAATGATGTCATGGCTGCTGTCACCACAGAGCATCACCTCTGA